ctttaatggaTGGGGTTGCCCCAGAGATTGTAAACTCTTGCAAACAAAATCCTCTTTTCATATTGCAGAATAATTATATCATTAATTCTATTTTCATACAGTCATTCTTGTCATACAGTTCTGTGGAAATCCAATCACAAATGATTGGTAATAATAATTTGTCGACTATAGCCTGATAttgctttacattacattaccccCTGTCCTGAGTATCCAAAGCATGTTTTGCAAGACTTACATTACCTTTATTGTTTTTCATTGCAAAACTGACACTTAAATCTAACACTAAATATCATTGTAATATCCTGTATTATTAGGGTAGTCATAGTAATGCAGCATGTTACAATGATGTTTAAAATTGTTAGTTTTGCAATGAAAAATAACAAAGGTAATATGAATAAGATGCCTTCATTTACTAACAAACATGAGGTTTCAGTACATTACAGTTCTATTTTCAAGTGGAGTTTTAATTACTATCGGGAAAACATCAGAGCTAAAGTATAttcacccaaatgaagctcccttCCAGCAAATGTCAGTGTTTAACAGATCTGACCCACAAAGGGCAACATTCAGCGGCAAAAACAAACTAAATGCACTCTAAATCTGGTCACACTTGGAGCAAGAAGGGTTCTCCTGCTATTTAGCCCATCAGTCCTAACATATGGAGCAGTTTTGATTGCCCATAGCTAGGTATGGCCACACTGTACACTGCTTTGGCCTGtgggcaatgttccctctaaactGGATGGTCGTGCCAGCGcacacaaaaaaatttgtatttattctgacctgagcacatagtttttaaaaatgcacacactAAAAGTctaaaatgtgtgcacaaaataatttttttgcactcATAGCCAAAAAGAAATTAGAGGGCCAGTTGGTGTAAATGTAGCATTGCCTAGTGTAAGGTCATGTTCACTGTCTGCTTCTCCCTTGGTATTGTGTAAAACAGATGAGCCAGATGTTTGTGTCATTAAGTGTGAAACTGACATGTTTGTGCAGGTTTAATGGAGTATCTAGAGAAATGCCACAAATGACAAATATATTATTCATTGCCATTTTCTGCTGGGATTTCTGTATGGCGAAATAAGATATCTGTAAATTTGTCATGCATTAAGTGACCAGGTCATTCCTATAGCTTCTTGTGTAAATCCAAAAAATTGCACCTTGGACTAATGTTTTGGTTGGTTTGGCATGCTATAAGTAAACGCAGCTTGTTCTTACATATAGCATGTTTCTATGTACATTGATACCTCAGTGCTTTCCTGCTGCACCTTCCATTCAATGTATTTTAAACAGATCTTCAGTAAAGGAGAAGTGGTTACGCTCCCTCACTTCCATTAAATAGTAGCATTGTGGTTATGAGTTGCTGACTGAAATTAAGTAGAGTTAATATAATGGTGTATATTTGTCAAGTAAAATGCTTGCCACTGGTTACTTGTATGTGGTTTAAATTATTACCAAGGGTTGAAAGTAAGAAGAGGTCACTATTTTGGCAATAAATCATCTACAAGTGGAAAGTTTTAAAAATTTGGGGCCCCAAGAGAAGGGaaggtgtgattttttttcaaaacaggtGGATCATGAGTGGGGTTAAGATTGTAATTTATCTGCCTGGGTGGGTCAGGAGTGTGACCATGCATGCCCATGGCAATTTTTTTAGTTTGCGGTGTTAACTGCCCAGGAGACCTGGGTGACCAGTGGGTTAAATATTGTGGCCCCCTGAGTGGAGACTGTGACTTGTACAGACCTAAAACTTCCAGAGTGTACTTTTGGTAGACTGTTAAAGTCACCCCATTCTAGTTCTCATTCCTTTCCTTACCTAGAGGAAGTTCGTACACATATTGCAAAGGTGGCTCTTTTAATGGCACCTTCAGACATGATAACAACCCTGCAACTGATCTCCTGTGTTACATAATGCACAAAGCCTTTCATGCTGACATACAAATGCACATAACCATACAGACCAGTTGGTAAGCCCTGATACCTAGGAATACACTGCACACAACCAGTTCTGCTTCTTTTGAAAGCATTTTGAGCAACACACATCTTTACACTTTATTCTGGTAGGGGATTTATATTCTAAAAAGGTCAGAGCAGCAACGGTGCCCAAATATTGTAATAACATTATCATGGATGATATCCTAGTAAGTTAGGCAAGTGATTAATAATACGTGCCTTGGACTTTTTATCCAGTGCCATTTCCTTATTGTGTATACTCATTACTCATCTGTTTTATAGAAATTTGTTACCTATTAATTGCTCTCTGTTGCAGTATGGATCTCATTTGTTTGCATTATTTCTTCTTCCtccttttttaaaggaaaagaaaatgctGTTTTACTAAGGAGTAGCAAAATGGGCATTCCCAGTGaatgaaataatgtttttttctggggCTGGTGCTCCTTTCCGGGAAGTGTAAgcgatctttacgtaatttggatcacatacagtggcttgcaaaagtattcggcccccttgaactttccacattttgtcacattacagccacaaacatgaatcaattttattggaattccacgtgaaagaccaatacaaagtggtgtacacgtgagaagtggaacgaaaatcatacatgattccaaatattttttacaaataaataactgcaaagtggggtgtgcgtaattattcagccccctcagtcaatactttgtagaaccaccttttgctgcaattacagctgccagtcttttagggtatgtctctaccaagactgaaatccttgcccattcttctttgcaaaaccgctccagctcagtcagattagatggacagcgtttgtgaacagcagttttcagatcttgccacagattctagattggatttagatctggactttgactgggccattctaacacatggatatgttttgttttaaaccattccattgttgccctggctttatgtttagggtcgttgtcctgctggaaggtgaacctccgccccagtctcaagtcttttgcagactccaagaggttttcttccaagattgccctgtatttggctcatccatcttcccatcaactctgaccagcttccctgtccctgctgaagagaagcaccctcagaacatgatgctgccaccaccatatttgacagtggggatggtgtgttcagagtgatgtgcagtgttagttttccgccacacatagcgttttacattttggccaaaaagttccattttggtctcatctgaccagagcaccttcttccacatgtttgctgtgtcccccacatggcttgtggcaaactgcaaacgggacttcttatggttttctgttaacaatggctttcttcttgccactcttccataaaggccaactttgtgcagtgcacgactaatagttgtcctatggacagattcctccacctgagctgtagatctctgcagctcgtccagagtcaccatgggcctcttggctgcatttctgatcagcgctctccttgttcggcctgtgagtttaggtggacggccttgtcttggtaggtttacagttgtgccatactctttccatttctgaatgatcgcttgaacagtgctccgtgggatgttcaaggctttggaaatctttttgtagcctaagcctgctttaaatttctcaataactttatccctgacctgtctggtgtgttctttggacttcatggtgttgttgctcccaatattctcttagacaacctttgaattatttgattacaatgaagtctataggaaataattctgagctttctgttcTGTTCCATTTTCTGTAGCAGGTACTCAAAATAGCTTTGAGGGTTCTCGTTTGACTTGTTTTAATGggggtttttaaattattatttacatttttaaattatatttcccTTTCAGGTTCAAAGGACAAAGTTAGGCATTACAGTTGTGAAATCTGTTATGTAGGATGCTCAGGATATggatagaattgttttgccataaaAAGGGATTTTTGCTAAGAATGATGAATTTCTTGGCAATAAACTTTGCTGATTTTAGAACCAATCTAACAGACCCCTTACTTTTATTATTGTCCGCTTGTTTTCATAATCAGCATGTTTTTGCTCAATATTCTttggactgttttacagccatCACCCTACTttgcattacaggtataggaactgttatccagaatgctcgggacctggggtctttccgtaattcggatctcctaccttaagtctaatgaaaaacttatttaaacagtaattaaacccaataggattgttttggctccaataaggattaattatatcttagttgagagtacaaggtactgttttattattacagagaaaaaagaaatcatttttaaaaatatgaattatttgattaaaatggagtctatggcagatgacctttccgtaattctgaactttgatggataatgggtttccatataatgggTCTGATGCAGTTCAGTTCTCTATTTAAAGAATTGACATACCTTATAGACATCCTAAAATCCAGCAAAATGCCTTATTCCTTGTATACCTTGAAAGTTCAGAATGCCTGACTTTATTACATTTTGAATTAACTGTTTACTGCATATTTTATgacatgattttattttttatattattaaactCTGAAGGCATATTCAGGACCCAGCAAGCCAGCTGCTAACTTGGAACAAGCCTCCCAAAAGTGTCCTGGTGATAAAGAAAGTCAGAGATGCCAGTCTGCTGAAGCCTTTTAAAGAGCTTTGTGTGTTTCTTACAGAGGTAAGCAAAGTCTCAGAGATGGGCTGAATGAGTGTATGAGAGTATAGAATTTTGGCTGCCGTGCATAGACAGACCATTTCCCTTACTTTGTTAAGGGAAGCAGTGTTAAAAGGAATTAAAGGGGGACTCTCTTCAGAATTATTTTTGCATATTAAAAATTATCTGTAAGTGTAATTGCAACTAAATCACTGTACTGTACTGTGGTAGTCAGTGCAGGCAGCCTGATACTTTGCCTCTCCATCAGAAAAAACTACTTCTAAAATCATAGGTGCAATATATGCAAGATTCATTTTTAATCCCATCACTTTATGCTACATCAGGATCTATCCATTTCTCTCTTAGCCATCACTGTAAATTTCCCTGTTCTCAATCTGGGCCCAATAGGTGAAAATTAGccattcaccatttgataaatattcttctaaaatCCTATAGAAAGTAGGTGGATTATTCTgttgtgagctctaatctcacattgtgataaatctgcAAGAAAAGCTGCTTCCTATGTCACCTTACAATAAGTACAGCATTATAAACTTGTGTTGGCTGTGCTATGGCAGTGGAAGAGCCACACCAGAAGAAAGTAAACATGCTTTTGTGCTGCTCTTACTCTTGTGCTTGTATTTATACAGGAGAAGAACATGATTGTTTATGTGGAAAAAAAAGTCCTTGAAGATCCTGCTATTGCCAACGATGAAAACTTTGGACCAGTTAAGAAGAAATTTTGCACATTTAGAGAAGGTAAGAGTCACAGTAGGCTCAATAATGGGATTAGATAGCTTGTAGTTAAAATAACAATATCCAGTTGTCCCACAGTCCTTTTTATAGTGTAGCATCATGTTAACTGGAAAATCACTCTGTTTAATTATTACTAGATTACGATGACATATCCAATCAAATTGACTTCATTATTTGCCTTGGAGGGGATGGGACTTTACTCTATGCATCATCACTTTTTCAGGTATGTCCGCTTCACTTTTGCCTTAGTTTATACTAATAAAGATTTGATTGGCTGTATGATAAATTCCCCAGAGAAAGTAGAACTTGCAGTTCTTTATAGAGATATTTTAACGAGAATGTACTTgttactaaaacacatttaaagcaATAGATATGGTCTGTAACTTTTCTTAGTGAGTAAAGTTTCTTATAATAAAAGTAATGGCTTGATACAGAAAGAGCCCTCCATTATTACAAGGTATTAACCCAAATCACATGAACATCAAGTGTCTCTTCTTCATAGCTCTTCCAAATACAGATTCTAGGTTCAGGTGTAGATTGATGTTACTGGCCTAGAACCTTGCTTTTCCAAAGAGTTTTGCTGGAAAGCAGATCTGACCACCTTCCATGTAACTAATACAGCTGCCTAGGGTAGAATACTAATTTCAAACACTCTGATATATAACAAAATACTCTGGATTTTTATACATTTGCTAAATTAAATAAAGTCAAATGTAAGTCAGTTAAGTAAATAAAGTCAAATGTAGGGATTTTACACCCATGCGTTTAAAATTTTAGATAATTTTGTCAGTACTTTTGTCCAGTATGTCACTGACTTTGTTTCTTGTTTGCTTTCAGGATAGTGTTCCTCCGGTGATGGCGTTTCATTTGGGATCACTGGGTTTCCTCACCCCCTTTAACTTTGATAACTTCCAAACTCAAGTCACTCAGGTTATAGAAGGTAAGAGACATGCAGTGCAATGCCACATGCTGACATCAGAgtaactttaaaggggttattcacccttaaattaacttttagtatgctgtagagcagtgatccccaaccagtggctcatgaacaacatgttgctcaccaaccccttggatgttgctctcagtgcccccaaaccaggtagttatttttgaattcctgacttaggggcaagttttggttgaataaaaacaagatttactaccaaataaaacctcctgtaagctgatagtgtgcatagaggctacctaatagcctcTAATAGTGAActtgtatgatgcttgtgttgctctccaaatctttttacatttgactgtggctccctgCTGTAGAGTGCActgttctaaaacaatttgcaattggtctacatttattattttttgtaattatttagctttatgttcagacACTCtctgaattttagcagctatatggttgctagagcctaaattacctaagcaaccaagaattggtgcaaatgagaatcttgATATGAATAATCTACAGCACTTGGCCATTGCTGATATACAGCTCCCATCTCCTTAAGAATAGCTTTCTCCTATTTGTCGAATACTCTGGGGGTCATGGTTCAGCTGGAGATCCACATGATGATCCatattaagatggccatacactagTAGATTTAGTATGCCGATTTGAGTTTTTtagacagcttatctgcccatgtatggggaccccctaGATGTCTCCCAAACCAATATCTAGCTGAATATTGGGCAGATGTCAGTAGGGAAGGTTTGAATTACCCCACCAGAACGGGGGCCGCATCGACTCATTGATTCAGTCCAGCGGCTCCTATACAcatcattgtaatttgatcgttCAGTCCTCGGGCCAAGCGATGGAATTAGCTCGTTATCACCCACTTTTGGCAGattttaacatgtatggccacctttacagagaaTTGGTAGATTGAGCATCCAGCTGACTGTGCTTAGGAGAGAACAAATAAAGGTTTTACACTTCAGAGTTGTTTTGGCATTGGTAATAGAACATCACAGCATAATTTTTTCTGAAATTAAGCGTCTTCATCTTCTGCCCCCACAGGTAATGCCGCTCTTGTACTACGCAGCAGGTTAAAGGTGAAAGTGTCCAAAGAGCACAAAGAGAAGAAAACTGTACTACAGAATGGAGTGGAGGAAAATGGCCTCATAGTCAAATCTGAAAAGGAACCAATAAAGCAAACAAAATATCAGGTGATTTGTCAGCATTCAGATTTGATATGCAAGAGATGTTTGAAGAAAATTTATAAATGCTCAAggttcatgggaaaacatgttttttttcaaaatgtatcagttctgcattgaaatccattttttaaaaacagattttttttttgtttaattttcaaatgtcacatggggctagccatattctttatttcccagggtgccacaaacaACACAATTGTTTGTGGGTCCCTTTGTCTTTCCTTCAATACAGTCGctacagaatataaaaaaaattatatttgcataTTAATATTTTCTTCCTGGTATCTGAAGCTCCCATATTGATGCTATGTGGGCTACTATTACATGCAACATAAAACctacttttatttttcttgcatGCTCTTGCCATTGAGATCTTAGCCCATACCTTTATTCAGGGTGTAGTGTGTGCTGTGATAAAATTATGGATTCTGGTAGAGCCTGACATTTAGTCACTTGCACTTTCACCGTCAGCTGCCACACAAAATCCTGCAACCCCAAACAGGGTGTTACATTGTCACAGCAGCACATATGGGAACATTAGACATTCTGGTTTAAAGGTAACATTTCTTGCTTTTTTACCCTAGGTCCTCAATGAAGTTGTAGTAGACAGAGGTCCTTCTTCCTATCTCTCCAATGTAGATGTCTTTCTAGATGGGCACCTTATAACGACAGTGCAAGGCGATGGTAAGAAAAGAATATCCAATTGTATAAGAATTATCTACATTCACTTGATTTGTCTTTAAATGTATAGCATAAGGGTGTCTGCTGTTTagcaaaatatacaaaagaaGTGTATATTGTTTCAAAAATAAGGGCTTTGTGCAATGAGCATTATTTACTGCACATTGGCATTCATTCAAATAAGTTACAAAAAGCCACATTATAAATATAGCTCCACATAGCTGTCATTGTTAGTGACCATTGTTTGGGAGCTGGGAAAGGCAGAAGAAGTAGTCATATAATTCAACAATTATAAAAAGGAAGGCCAGTTATAAAAATCACTGAGAATAGGACATTCCACAGCATGCTAAAAATCAACTAGCTCTTTTTTTGATGCCTGTATCAGGTGTTTGCATCCACTCCTTCTGTAAGTGTATTTTATTAAGCTGTTTCCATATGCATGTTGTTTATCAGG
The sequence above is a segment of the Xenopus tropicalis strain Nigerian chromosome 7, UCB_Xtro_10.0, whole genome shotgun sequence genome. Coding sequences within it:
- the nadk gene encoding NAD kinase gives rise to the protein MERSQGKVCNKDKSESIEETHFFAACDCEEDFTRGKPIRGRTKSRSLSASPAPGSTKEFRRTRSMHGPCPVTTFGPKACMLQNPKAIMHIQDPASQLLTWNKPPKSVLVIKKVRDASLLKPFKELCVFLTEEKNMIVYVEKKVLEDPAIANDENFGPVKKKFCTFREDYDDISNQIDFIICLGGDGTLLYASSLFQDSVPPVMAFHLGSLGFLTPFNFDNFQTQVTQVIEGNAALVLRSRLKVKVSKEHKEKKTVLQNGVEENGLIVKSEKEPIKQTKYQVLNEVVVDRGPSSYLSNVDVFLDGHLITTVQGDGVIVSTPTGSTAYAAAAGASMIHPNVPAIMITPICPHSLSFRPIVVPAGVELKIMLSPDARNTAWVSFDGRKRQEISHGDSISITTSCYPVPSICFRDPVNDWFDSLAECLHWNVRKKQNHFTEEEEEDGDF
- the nadk gene encoding NAD kinase isoform X2, with the protein product MKKTMKIFDRVKHKEIPKSNWKWHIQDPASQLLTWNKPPKSVLVIKKVRDASLLKPFKELCVFLTEEKNMIVYVEKKVLEDPAIANDENFGPVKKKFCTFREDYDDISNQIDFIICLGGDGTLLYASSLFQDSVPPVMAFHLGSLGFLTPFNFDNFQTQVTQVIEGNAALVLRSRLKVKVSKEHKEKKTVLQNGVEENGLIVKSEKEPIKQTKYQVLNEVVVDRGPSSYLSNVDVFLDGHLITTVQGDGVIVSTPTGSTAYAAAAGASMIHPNVPAIMITPICPHSLSFRPIVVPAGVELKIMLSPDARNTAWVSFDGRKRQEISHGDSISITTSCYPVPSICFRDPVNDWFDSLAECLHWNVRKKQNHFTEEEEEDGDF